The bacterium genome includes a region encoding these proteins:
- a CDS encoding M48 family metalloprotease, whose protein sequence is MSGRRGVVLIAIWAALSACNMAAVRENPPTGGDMSLEKEIELTAEIHTKIRSQARFISDPIVLDFVYELAEELVSVTDPQPFVYRYSVIDDDTLNAFTIGGGYVYINSEVIAQAGDISELAGVLAHEIAHVRERHVARRSEGQGLATLITLASVAAVALAGGDPSLLAIGQGINVSLQLKNTRKHEAEADREGIGYMVATGYHPDGMSRFFQRILATYPSRDEEIPAYLYSHPDVKERIAAARVEIDRIGAPRNLQRRDERLPAIQSRLAKISTIVAGGSGLQARAKFDRSLTDPLLREAHQAREAEDFESAAKLLEQASSLSPEDPRVAIEQGQVLEALNRLEEARTALERAFRIDPNVPLVQERLGVLHQRLGNRSRAVFFLELAADSFRPGSAARRRAEFEIKRISFPVLASSTLGGVSDVKKTTRVIRGNKLVWWGDIRRSFMGQNPALIVRWRNPAGEIAREENLRMSPAGRVSSKLDTRNAPLGSWNIEIRVGTSLIEEREFELVAAAGI, encoded by the coding sequence ATGAGCGGACGCCGCGGAGTCGTTCTCATCGCGATATGGGCCGCGCTGAGCGCCTGCAATATGGCCGCCGTTCGGGAAAACCCGCCGACGGGCGGCGATATGAGCCTCGAGAAGGAAATCGAGCTCACCGCCGAAATCCATACGAAGATTCGCTCGCAGGCCCGATTCATCAGCGACCCGATCGTACTGGATTTTGTCTACGAACTCGCGGAAGAACTCGTTTCCGTCACAGACCCCCAGCCATTCGTCTACCGGTATTCGGTAATCGACGACGACACGCTCAACGCCTTCACGATCGGCGGCGGCTATGTGTACATCAACTCCGAGGTCATCGCGCAGGCCGGTGATATCAGCGAACTGGCGGGCGTTCTCGCTCATGAAATCGCCCACGTGCGCGAACGCCACGTCGCCCGACGATCCGAAGGACAGGGACTCGCAACACTCATCACTCTTGCGAGTGTTGCAGCCGTTGCGCTCGCCGGGGGCGATCCCAGCTTGCTCGCCATCGGCCAGGGCATCAACGTCTCGCTCCAGCTCAAGAACACTCGCAAGCACGAGGCCGAGGCCGATCGCGAAGGCATCGGCTATATGGTGGCGACCGGCTACCACCCGGATGGCATGAGTCGCTTCTTTCAGCGAATCCTGGCGACCTACCCCAGTCGCGACGAGGAAATTCCCGCGTATCTGTATTCCCATCCCGATGTCAAAGAGCGCATCGCCGCGGCACGTGTCGAGATCGATCGCATCGGAGCGCCGCGGAACCTGCAGAGACGCGACGAGCGGTTGCCTGCCATCCAGAGCCGACTCGCGAAGATCTCCACGATCGTTGCGGGGGGTAGCGGTCTACAGGCACGCGCGAAATTCGACCGCAGCCTGACCGATCCGCTCCTTAGAGAAGCTCACCAGGCACGCGAAGCAGAAGATTTCGAGAGCGCGGCGAAGCTGCTCGAACAGGCCAGCTCGCTCAGTCCAGAGGACCCGCGAGTTGCAATCGAACAGGGCCAGGTGCTCGAAGCGCTCAACCGCCTGGAAGAGGCACGCACTGCGCTGGAGCGCGCATTCCGGATCGACCCGAATGTGCCCCTCGTGCAGGAGCGACTTGGCGTCCTGCATCAGCGACTCGGGAATCGCTCTCGTGCGGTGTTCTTCCTGGAACTCGCAGCCGACAGTTTCCGCCCCGGGTCGGCGGCGCGCAGACGCGCGGAGTTCGAAATCAAACGGATCTCCTTCCCTGTTCTCGCGTCGAGCACGCTTGGCGGAGTCTCCGATGTGAAGAAGACGACGCGTGTGATCCGCGGCAACAAACTCGTCTGGTGGGGTGATATCCGAAGGAGTTTCATGGGCCAGAACCCGGCGCTCATCGTTCGCTGGAGGAATCCCGCCGGAGAGATCGCGCGAGAAGAGAACTTGCGCATGAGTCCAGCCGGCCGCGTGTCGTCGAAACTCGACACCCGGAATGCCCCATTGGGAAGCTGGAATATCGAGATACGAGTCGGCACCAGTCTGATTGAAGAACGCGAATTCGAACTGGTCGCCGCCGCGGGCATCTGA